Proteins from a genomic interval of bacterium:
- a CDS encoding homocysteine S-methyltransferase family protein, which yields MADQDLFSSIRWRTWHPEATLFTDGAMSTQLCAMGLADDMPPEWWNRQQPDQVLKAHMDFVKGGSEVLCTNTFGANRSRLARYGLESFVSVLNHQAVSIARTAIGNHKRVLVWGSMGPLDECIDPKDAIDIYREQIDALTAA from the coding sequence ATGGCAGATCAAGATTTATTTTCATCTATTCGTTGGAGAACCTGGCATCCGGAAGCTACTTTGTTTACCGATGGGGCGATGAGTACTCAATTGTGCGCGATGGGGTTGGCGGATGATATGCCGCCAGAATGGTGGAACCGCCAGCAGCCCGATCAAGTTTTGAAAGCGCATATGGACTTTGTGAAGGGCGGTAGTGAGGTACTTTGCACGAACACGTTCGGCGCAAACCGTTCTCGTCTTGCAAGATATGGATTGGAATCGTTTGTCAGTGTCTTGAACCATCAAGCTGTCTCGATTGCCCGAACAGCGATCGGCAATCATAAGCGTGTTTTAGTTTGGGGATCAATGGGGCCTCTTGATGAGTGTATTGATCCAAAGGACGCGATTGATATCTATAGGGAACAGATTGATGCGTTAACTGCTGC
- a CDS encoding CBS domain-containing protein, translating to MKVMELMHTQVVTVAPDSTARDAVDKMDLYQISGLPVVDEDNNVVGMVSEHDIIRYLVPSYGVKKVGFKHSLTDLSTQADYVAERKVSEIMSPNVIVVDENMKALDAAVLMLQHHIKRLPVTAEGKLVGIIGRIDICQAVLGGNL from the coding sequence ATGAAAGTAATGGAATTGATGCACACTCAAGTCGTCACTGTAGCGCCCGATTCGACTGCGCGTGATGCGGTCGACAAGATGGATCTTTACCAAATAAGCGGCTTGCCTGTTGTCGATGAGGATAATAATGTGGTTGGGATGGTTTCAGAGCACGATATTATCCGCTATCTGGTTCCGAGTTATGGCGTTAAGAAAGTCGGTTTCAAACATTCTCTTACTGACTTGAGTACACAGGCGGATTATGTTGCCGAGCGTAAAGTATCGGAAATAATGTCTCCCAATGTCATTGTCGTTGACGAGAATATGAAAGCCCTTGATGCCGCTGTGCTAATGCTTCAGCATCATATTAAGCGCCTACCGGTTACCGCAGAAGGGAAATTAGTCGGCATTATTGGTCGTATCGATATTTGTCAAGCCGTATTAGGGGGAAATCTCTAA